A window of Candidatus Zymogenus saltonus contains these coding sequences:
- a CDS encoding PQQ-binding-like beta-propeller repeat protein, with product MQEGYYPRAEGLGLTLGSAVISQESQEKEQEIRCGFRRFETGEKILSSPSVVEGLVYIGSADNFL from the coding sequence ATTCAAGAAGGATACTATCCTCGTGCGGAAGGACTGGGATTGACGTTGGGGTCGGCGGTTATATCCCAAGAAAGTCAAGAAAAAGAACAAGAGATAAGATGCGGTTTTCGGCGATTTGAGACAGGAGAAAAAATACTTTCTTCTCCCTCAGTAGTTGAAGGTTTAGTGTATATAGGATCTGCAGATAATTTTTTGT
- the nadB gene encoding L-aspartate oxidase, with product MEETYFYDYLVVGSGIAGLSFALKASESGRVAVITKKEDKESNTNYAQGGIASVMNKLDSFEYHIKDTLKCGAGICHADVVEMVVKGGPDMIRELVELGANFSMTDGDGAPAFDLGMEGGHSQRRIVHAKDLTGAEIERALIERVRENENIDIFENHIAVNLITDRTMSKAPVIPKRVWGAYVLDTDEGNVSTFLGRITYLASGGAGKVYLYTSNPDIASGDGIAMAYRAGAEVGNLEFVQFHPTCLYHPDAKSFLISEAVRGEGAILRLANGEPFMKKYSEMKDLAPRDIVARSIDSELKRSGDDCVFLDITHREASFIRERFPNIYGKCLQFGIDITTSPIPVVPAAHYMCGGVVVDKNGKSSVEGLYCGGEVTMTGLHGANRLASNSLLEAVVYADRGARRAAEEIKALKIKPPEAPPWDPKDAVDSDEEVVITQNWEEVRRFMWNYVGIVRSDKRLERAMRRSNALHREITDYYWNFTITSDLIELRNIALLAYLIIRSAMSRKESRGLHYNIDHPKTDDKKFKKDTILVRKDWD from the coding sequence ATGGAAGAAACTTACTTTTACGATTACCTTGTAGTCGGAAGCGGGATAGCGGGCCTCAGCTTTGCGCTTAAGGCCTCGGAGTCGGGGAGAGTTGCAGTCATCACCAAGAAGGAAGACAAGGAGTCAAACACGAACTACGCTCAGGGGGGAATCGCGTCGGTGATGAACAAGCTCGACTCTTTTGAATATCACATAAAAGATACCTTGAAGTGCGGCGCGGGGATATGTCACGCGGATGTTGTGGAGATGGTGGTGAAGGGCGGCCCCGACATGATAAGGGAGCTGGTCGAGCTGGGGGCCAACTTCTCTATGACAGATGGTGACGGCGCTCCCGCATTCGACCTGGGGATGGAGGGGGGGCACTCCCAGCGGAGGATAGTCCACGCGAAAGACCTGACGGGGGCCGAGATAGAGCGGGCCCTGATTGAGAGGGTCAGGGAAAATGAAAATATCGATATTTTTGAAAATCACATTGCGGTGAACCTGATCACCGACCGCACGATGTCGAAAGCCCCCGTGATACCGAAAAGGGTCTGGGGAGCCTACGTCCTCGATACGGATGAGGGGAATGTATCGACGTTTTTGGGCAGGATAACTTATCTCGCGTCGGGAGGGGCGGGAAAGGTCTACCTCTACACGTCAAATCCGGACATCGCCTCGGGAGACGGGATCGCCATGGCCTACCGGGCGGGCGCCGAGGTGGGAAACCTGGAGTTCGTCCAGTTTCACCCCACCTGTCTTTATCATCCCGATGCGAAGTCGTTTCTTATCTCGGAAGCGGTGAGAGGCGAGGGGGCGATCCTACGCCTTGCCAATGGCGAGCCGTTCATGAAAAAGTACAGCGAAATGAAGGATCTCGCCCCGAGGGATATCGTGGCCCGCTCCATAGACAGCGAGCTGAAGAGGTCGGGGGATGACTGCGTATTCCTGGATATCACCCACAGGGAAGCGTCCTTCATCAGGGAGCGCTTTCCGAACATATACGGGAAGTGCCTTCAGTTCGGAATAGACATTACGACAAGTCCTATACCGGTGGTTCCGGCGGCCCACTACATGTGCGGGGGGGTGGTCGTGGACAAAAACGGAAAGAGCAGCGTTGAGGGCCTCTACTGCGGGGGCGAGGTCACGATGACCGGCCTTCACGGCGCCAACAGGCTGGCGTCGAACTCGCTTCTCGAGGCGGTCGTTTATGCGGACAGGGGAGCAAGGAGGGCCGCAGAAGAGATAAAGGCCCTGAAGATAAAGCCGCCCGAGGCGCCCCCCTGGGACCCGAAGGACGCCGTGGACAGCGACGAGGAGGTGGTCATCACCCAGAACTGGGAAGAGGTGAGGAGGTTCATGTGGAATTACGTCGGGATCGTCCGCTCCGACAAAAGGCTCGAGAGGGCCATGAGGAGATCCAATGCCCTCCACAGGGAGATCACCGATTATTATTGGAACTTTACGATCACCTCCGACCTCATCGAGCTGAGAAACATCGCGCTTTTGGCCTATCTGATAATAAGGTCGGCGATGTCAAGAAAGGAGAGCAGGGGACTCCATTACAATATTGATCATCCGAAGACGGATGATAAAAAATTCAAGAAGGATACTATCCTCGTGCGGAAGGACTGGGATTGA
- a CDS encoding lytic transglycosylase domain-containing protein codes for MQIPLSLLTLLIFIFILAIPETHADYYKKVEPDGTIVFTNIPTTSGYTMIFDEYEEEYVTYEEYYYSTSTYDGIIKDASVLYGIDPSLIKAVIKTESNFDPKAVSKKGACGLMQLIPSTAKRFGVYDIFDPRSNIYGGTKYLNYLMDFFKGDLTLVLAAYNAGENAVVKYNNQIPPYKETKNYIKKVLKFLDYYSDRPLDL; via the coding sequence GTGCAAATTCCACTTTCATTGCTGACACTCCTAATTTTTATTTTCATCTTAGCAATTCCGGAAACCCACGCCGATTACTACAAAAAGGTCGAGCCCGATGGGACAATAGTCTTCACGAACATCCCCACCACCAGCGGCTACACAATGATATTCGACGAGTACGAAGAGGAATATGTAACCTACGAAGAATATTACTACAGCACCAGTACCTACGACGGCATAATAAAGGATGCGTCGGTGCTCTACGGGATTGATCCTTCCCTTATCAAGGCGGTTATAAAGACCGAGTCCAACTTCGATCCGAAGGCCGTATCCAAGAAAGGAGCGTGCGGCCTTATGCAGTTGATACCTTCCACAGCCAAGCGTTTCGGAGTTTACGACATCTTCGATCCGAGATCGAATATTTACGGCGGAACCAAATACCTTAATTACCTTATGGATTTTTTCAAGGGAGACCTGACTTTGGTTCTGGCCGCCTACAACGCCGGTGAAAACGCCGTGGTTAAATACAACAATCAGATTCCCCCCTATAAAGAGACAAAAAATTACATCAAGAAAGTTTTGAAGTTCTTGGATTATTACAGCGACAGGCCGCTGGACCTGTAG